Proteins co-encoded in one Zymomonas mobilis subsp. mobilis ATCC 10988 genomic window:
- a CDS encoding YdbH domain-containing protein, whose protein sequence is MTDKTQNQFRLTKKHFWLFAIILFVAILLILWSQRMIFGRWLITREVNQLHIKARYRLTRLDPTLQQLDRLVIGDPEHPDLTADHVVIHLKPLWHGFAISSVQFDKLRIYGRLDEKGFDFGNLDSLKSYMATSGNASGLPALDVDLKDARLKLKTEYGVIGMAADGSGNLANGFQGNLAVSIPHFASDTCQVENGHFFLKTSVSHGRPYFQGPASAEAIRCQNGEMKLEKLKGSVDASLNKALDSWQGEASISTPEIASSGNAPWQLSGVNGKVTAKGDFQTAKGQMDFSGKEQIDFISGGNWHVASSFDLPFSYFSEPKKGDPLSANMRFSLANARLKTDFSSLTVPDDTPISSLVQQLRQNLTTLAGNISADTEIAVDNKQGHLTATLRKAVLTGVSGQKIQFSGLAQWQEKQQKTWHFGGDFSLKGDGFPNVEIHLAQLGDYGVKGEAKIEPYRNNTASIALAPVSFLYEKQHFLLKTQADISGPIGADGQVKSLIFPVDIEGEKDKIAINRSCFNLRAEKLVMSGVTAQKIVLPLCPIEKSFLRVDNGHLTEGGARLDNPTIAGVINNQPFNLHVKTSSFFLARHYAELSGLQFNQKGDDGDPDTQLSIDHLTANLDGMDGEGDLTGMSGRFSLAPFLFSNGAAHWEWQNKGGEKATDNTDIVLHGAVDIADADQASPRFLPVRSQDLLMQINKDRVHITAGIDRPLDIRTIHLLDTRIEHHFGDSRGHVLFHVNNVSFNKSLQPEQITPLTLGIFADVKGSLSGQGRIDWKRKNVVSTGQFVTNGLDFAAAFGTVSGFKGKVAFSDLLNLKTPPNQLATVDEINAGLAIKSGQIRYQLLPNRVVVVEKGDWPFFDGHLTLDGSVLDFGHTGSHKVVFHVSDMDSAPLVENLQLKNIFVSGRFDGILPIEFSANSGKIEGGRLASRKPGGVVSYVGPVSNAHQGMLGKVAFDVLKGVRYQRLDVLLNGSLDGDFVSSIQFGGVREVETKADRSYLAREIEKVPFHFNVQVKAPFRGLLNAMRSYNNPRSVLNQSELATEGAF, encoded by the coding sequence ATGACGGATAAAACGCAGAACCAGTTTCGGCTCACAAAAAAGCATTTCTGGCTGTTTGCCATCATCCTTTTTGTGGCTATTCTTCTTATCCTCTGGTCACAGCGTATGATATTTGGGCGCTGGTTGATTACTCGTGAAGTAAATCAGCTTCATATCAAGGCACGTTATCGCCTGACTCGTCTTGATCCAACCCTTCAGCAGCTTGATCGTCTTGTGATTGGTGATCCTGAACACCCTGATCTTACGGCGGATCATGTCGTTATCCATCTCAAGCCTTTATGGCATGGTTTTGCCATTTCCTCTGTCCAATTTGATAAGCTCCGGATTTATGGACGCTTGGATGAAAAAGGTTTTGATTTCGGTAATCTCGATTCTTTGAAAAGTTATATGGCAACAAGTGGTAATGCTTCTGGGCTACCCGCTTTGGATGTTGATCTGAAAGATGCTCGCCTGAAATTAAAAACCGAATATGGCGTTATTGGTATGGCTGCTGATGGTAGTGGTAATCTTGCTAATGGGTTCCAAGGGAATCTGGCTGTATCTATTCCTCATTTTGCATCTGACACTTGCCAAGTAGAGAATGGTCATTTCTTTCTGAAAACATCGGTCTCGCATGGGAGACCTTATTTTCAAGGACCGGCTTCGGCTGAAGCGATTCGCTGTCAGAATGGCGAGATGAAGCTGGAAAAGCTGAAAGGTTCGGTTGATGCTTCTTTAAATAAAGCTTTGGATAGCTGGCAGGGGGAAGCCTCTATATCAACGCCAGAGATAGCTTCTTCAGGAAATGCGCCGTGGCAATTATCGGGTGTAAATGGGAAAGTTACCGCAAAAGGTGATTTCCAAACAGCAAAAGGACAGATGGACTTTTCTGGTAAAGAGCAGATAGATTTTATTTCTGGCGGAAATTGGCATGTTGCCAGCTCTTTCGATTTGCCGTTTAGCTATTTTTCTGAGCCTAAAAAAGGCGATCCTCTTTCGGCAAATATGCGATTTTCTTTGGCAAATGCACGGCTGAAAACAGATTTTTCTAGCCTGACTGTGCCTGATGACACACCTATATCGTCTTTAGTCCAACAGTTGCGGCAAAATTTAACCACGCTGGCAGGAAATATCTCTGCAGATACCGAAATCGCTGTTGATAATAAACAAGGCCATTTGACTGCGACCTTAAGAAAAGCAGTTTTGACTGGTGTATCTGGGCAAAAAATACAATTTTCTGGCCTCGCTCAGTGGCAAGAAAAACAGCAGAAAACATGGCATTTTGGGGGTGATTTTTCTTTAAAAGGAGACGGATTCCCAAACGTTGAAATCCATCTGGCACAGTTAGGGGATTATGGTGTTAAAGGAGAGGCTAAGATTGAGCCTTATCGTAACAATACGGCTTCGATTGCTTTAGCGCCCGTCAGCTTTTTATATGAAAAACAGCATTTCTTATTGAAAACTCAAGCTGATATATCGGGGCCTATCGGAGCGGATGGGCAGGTCAAATCTTTAATTTTCCCTGTCGATATTGAAGGAGAGAAAGACAAAATTGCCATTAACCGCAGTTGTTTTAACCTGCGGGCTGAAAAATTGGTTATGTCAGGTGTAACCGCTCAAAAAATCGTTTTGCCGCTTTGTCCTATCGAAAAGTCATTCTTAAGAGTCGATAATGGTCATTTAACAGAGGGCGGTGCACGTCTTGATAATCCAACGATTGCAGGGGTAATTAACAACCAGCCTTTCAATCTTCATGTGAAGACGTCTTCTTTTTTCCTTGCCCGCCATTATGCGGAATTAAGTGGATTACAATTTAATCAAAAGGGGGATGATGGAGACCCTGATACCCAGCTGTCAATTGACCACTTAACCGCTAATCTTGATGGAATGGATGGTGAAGGTGACCTGACTGGTATGTCAGGACGTTTCAGTCTCGCACCTTTTTTGTTTAGTAATGGTGCTGCTCATTGGGAATGGCAGAATAAGGGCGGCGAGAAGGCAACCGATAATACCGATATTGTTTTGCATGGTGCTGTAGATATTGCCGATGCAGATCAAGCCTCGCCTCGTTTTTTACCGGTACGGTCGCAAGACTTGTTGATGCAAATCAATAAAGATCGTGTCCATATTACAGCGGGTATAGACCGTCCTTTGGACATCCGGACTATCCATCTTTTAGATACAAGGATTGAGCATCATTTTGGTGATAGCCGTGGTCATGTTTTATTCCACGTCAATAATGTGTCGTTTAATAAAAGCCTGCAACCAGAACAAATTACGCCTTTAACCTTGGGTATTTTTGCGGATGTGAAGGGAAGTTTATCTGGCCAAGGTAGAATTGACTGGAAGAGAAAGAACGTTGTTAGCACGGGACAGTTTGTTACTAACGGTCTCGATTTCGCGGCGGCCTTTGGCACGGTTTCAGGCTTTAAAGGGAAGGTCGCTTTTTCTGATCTTTTGAATTTGAAAACGCCCCCCAATCAGCTGGCAACCGTCGATGAGATCAATGCTGGTTTAGCTATCAAAAGCGGACAGATACGGTATCAGCTTTTACCCAATAGGGTGGTCGTTGTTGAAAAAGGCGATTGGCCTTTCTTTGATGGTCATTTGACATTGGATGGTTCTGTCCTCGATTTTGGGCATACAGGCTCCCATAAAGTTGTTTTCCATGTATCGGATATGGATAGTGCCCCGTTGGTCGAGAATCTCCAGTTAAAAAATATATTTGTTAGTGGTCGTTTCGATGGAATTTTACCGATCGAATTTAGCGCCAATAGTGGCAAAATCGAAGGCGGCCGTCTGGCCAGCCGTAAACCTGGTGGGGTTGTGAGTTATGTTGGCCCAGTCTCTAATGCTCATCAGGGAATGTTAGGTAAGGTGGCTTTTGATGTTTTGAAGGGGGTCCGCTATCAACGCTTAGATGTTCTTTTGAATGGTAGCCTTGACGGCGATTTTGTTAGTTCCATTCAATTTGGCGGTGTTCGAGAAGTCGAGACGAAAGCCGATCGTTCTTATTTGGCGCGTGAGATTGAAAAAGTACCTTTCCATTTCAATGTCCAAGTAAAGGCACCTTTCCGTGGATTACTGAACGCGATGCGCTCTTATAACAATCCTCGTTCAGTTCTTAATCAGTCAGAGCTGGCTACTGAAGGCGCCTTCTAA
- the radC gene encoding RadC family protein yields the protein MDRKDIGYQGHRGRLRDRLLTGGADALLDHEVIEYLLALAIPRKDTKPLARALLAEFGDIETLLTADPGMIARVKGAGPTVVSALKIAQVAALRLLKTKIKKAPILSGWQALIDYLHADMAFRLTERCRLLHLDNHNRLIRDEILSEGSVDQAPVYVREVIRRAIELCSVGLILVHNHPSGDASPSEADIQLTRSIVAAARPLKIYLHDHVIISSSGACSLRGLGLL from the coding sequence ATGGATAGAAAAGATATTGGCTATCAAGGTCATCGCGGCCGATTAAGAGATCGCCTGCTCACAGGTGGAGCTGATGCTTTATTGGATCACGAGGTCATAGAGTATCTTTTAGCGCTAGCTATTCCCAGAAAAGATACAAAACCCTTGGCACGCGCTTTATTAGCAGAATTTGGCGATATAGAAACTTTGCTAACAGCCGACCCCGGTATGATTGCCCGTGTCAAAGGCGCAGGACCAACCGTCGTTTCAGCCTTGAAAATTGCTCAAGTCGCAGCATTAAGACTCCTCAAAACCAAAATCAAAAAAGCGCCCATTTTATCCGGATGGCAAGCACTGATTGACTATCTTCACGCAGATATGGCTTTTCGATTAACCGAGCGCTGCCGGCTACTGCATCTGGACAATCATAATCGCCTTATCCGAGACGAAATTCTAAGCGAAGGCTCGGTTGATCAAGCGCCTGTTTATGTGCGTGAAGTTATCCGAAGGGCGATTGAACTCTGTTCGGTCGGCCTCATTCTGGTCCACAATCATCCCAGTGGGGATGCAAGCCCCAGTGAAGCCGACATTCAATTAACCCGCTCGATCGTCGCCGCGGCACGCCCCTTAAAAATCTATCTTCATGACCATGTCATTATCAGCAGCAGCGGTGCTTGCAGTCTAAGAGGACTTGGCCTTTTGTAA